The proteins below are encoded in one region of Oncorhynchus masou masou isolate Uvic2021 chromosome 15, UVic_Omas_1.1, whole genome shotgun sequence:
- the LOC135555954 gene encoding apoptosis regulator BAX-like, giving the protein MACAETSDDRVGEVLLNRVMQQQLDEVSSDVLVVDSTKTQEVESDQEQKIVSQLAMMIRTIGDAVKKDGKLDDVIDGMVGKMTSQTSYWQLVEKVFEDSQITWERIAVLFYVAGRIAVKMVIANIPQLVKDILKWTLEYFRSKLLDWIQKHGGWMNSFAELARVQVEKMSPMNTWSSAFILVFIGAILGSVITWKLARRT; this is encoded by the exons ATGGCGTGTGCAGAGAcatcag ATGACAGAGTAGGAGAGGTCCTGCTGAATAG AGTGATGCAGCAGCAGCTGGATGAGGTGTCATCAGACGTCCTGGTAGTGGACTCCACAAAAACCCAGGAGGTGGAGAGTGATCAGGAGCAGAAGATTGTGTCACAGCTAGCTATGATGATACGGACCATCGGAGACGCCGTCAAGAAGGACGGGAAGCTGGACGA TGTGATAGATGGAATGGTGGGGAAAATGACCAGCCAGACCAGCTACTGGCAGTTGGTAGAAAAGGTATTTGAGGACAGTCAAATCACCTGGGAGAGAATTGCTGTGCTGTTTTACGTAGCAGGGAGGATAGCCGTCAAG ATGGTGATTGCTAACATCCCCCAGTTAGTGAAGGACATTCTGAAGTGGACTCTGGAGTACTTCAGAAGCAAATTACTGGATTGGATCCAGAAACATGGAGGATGG atGAACAGTTTTGCTGAGCTGGCACGTGTGCAGGTGGAGAAGATGTCCCCTATGAACACCTGGTCCTCAGCGTTCATCCTGGTCTTCATCGGTGCCATACTGGGTAGTGTTATCACCTGGAAACTGGCCAGGAggacctaa